Sequence from the Clostridium butyricum genome:
ACTATGAGACTTTATCACTTGAATTAAGTAAAAACGTTAATGTTTTCATTGGTGATAATGCTCAAGGAAAGACTAATGTACTTGAGGCTATTTACTATTGTGCATTTGCTAAATCTCATAGAACATCTAAAGATAGAGAATTAATAAATTGGAAAAATGACAAGGCATATATCAGTTTACTTGTAGGAAAAGATAGACTTGATAAAAGAATAGATATAAATATTCTAAGAGATGGTAAGAAAGCTATTAAGGTTAATTCCATAAAAGTTGCTAAAATAGGTGAGTTATTTGGAACGTTTAATGTTGTAATGTTTTCACCAGAAGATTTAAAAGTTATTAAAGAGGCACCAAATCTAAGAAGAAAATTATTAGATATGGAGTTATCACAAATAAATAAAAAGTATTATTTTAATTTGGTTCAATACAATAAAATTTTAAATGAACGGAATATTTTGCTTAAAAGCAGGAACTTTAATGAGGACGTTTTAGAGGTATATGATCTTCAGCTGGTTGACTATGCTGATTATATTATTTCAAAACGGTTAGAATATATAGATAAAATAAACTTTTATGGAGAAAAAATACACAGAGAAATAACAGCTGATAAAGAAGAGATTAAATTTAAGTATAGCTGTAATGTCGATTTAACTAATTATAAAAATAATTATTTAAAAAAATTACAAGATAATATTAAGCGTGATCGAGAGAAGGGATTGACATCAGTAGGTCCTCACAGAGATGATTTTAATGTTTTTCTAAATGATATAGATGCTAAAACATTTGGCTCTCAAGGTCAGCAGAGAACAGCTATTTTAACAATGAAATTTTCATCGCTAAAAATAATTAAAGAAATTACAGGAGAATATCCTGTTTTATTATTAGATGATGTTCTTTCGGAACTTGATGTTAATAGAAAAAAATATATATTAAGTACAATCCATGGTATACAAACAATAATAACATGTACTGGTATTGAAGTTTTAAGCGATTATTTAGACGACAATGCAAAAATATTTAATGTATCAAGTGGAAGAATTTTAAATTAAAGGAGGAAGATTTCGTGTTTTTACATTTAGGTGAAAATGTTGTGGTTCCTATCAAGGATATTATTGGAATATTCGATATACAGAATACAATGTATAGTTCAGATACAATACAGTTCTTAAGATTAGCAGAAGAAGATGGGTTTGTAGAGAGAATTACAGATGAAAGACCTAAGTCTTTTATCATTGCAGAAGTTGATAATATGAGTAAAATATATCTTTCACCTATATCATCAACTACATTAACAAAGAGAACTGACATGGATTATAATTATTAATTTAAAGGATTTATCAGTTAATTTTATAAGTTTAGGAGGAGTCTGATTTGGAACAAAATAATAGAAAATATGATGAAAATCAGATACAGGTACTTGAGGGATTAGAGGCAGTAAGAAAAAGACCCGGAATGTATATTGGAAGTACAAGTTCAAGAGGTCTACATCATCTAGTTTAT
This genomic interval carries:
- the recF gene encoding DNA replication/repair protein RecF (All proteins in this family for which functions are known are DNA-binding proteins that assist the filamentation of RecA onto DNA for the initiation of recombination or recombinational repair.); translated protein: MYIKNIMLANYRNYETLSLELSKNVNVFIGDNAQGKTNVLEAIYYCAFAKSHRTSKDRELINWKNDKAYISLLVGKDRLDKRIDINILRDGKKAIKVNSIKVAKIGELFGTFNVVMFSPEDLKVIKEAPNLRRKLLDMELSQINKKYYFNLVQYNKILNERNILLKSRNFNEDVLEVYDLQLVDYADYIISKRLEYIDKINFYGEKIHREITADKEEIKFKYSCNVDLTNYKNNYLKKLQDNIKRDREKGLTSVGPHRDDFNVFLNDIDAKTFGSQGQQRTAILTMKFSSLKIIKEITGEYPVLLLDDVLSELDVNRKKYILSTIHGIQTIITCTGIEVLSDYLDDNAKIFNVSSGRILN
- the remB gene encoding extracellular matrix regulator RemB, with the protein product MFLHLGENVVVPIKDIIGIFDIQNTMYSSDTIQFLRLAEEDGFVERITDERPKSFIIAEVDNMSKIYLSPISSTTLTKRTDMDYNY